TGCTGCATCCGAACCTCCCAGACTGCCGATCATGATCGGCAAGGCCCAGTCATGGGTGCATCTTCCCAGCTTTGGCTGAAGGCTTTCTTAACGATGACTCCAAACGGCCGGTGGGGTCAGAGCAGGTCGATGAGGAAAGGAATCAGCGGCTCGTCGGCCGGCGGCATCGGATAGTTGCGCATGTCGCGCGGGCGCACCCATTTCAGCGCCTGGCCTTCGAGGGGGCGCGGCGTACCCTCGAAGCGCCGGCAGACGTAGAGCGGCATCAAGAGGTGGAACGTCTCGTAGGTGTGGCTGGCGAAGGTGAGCGGAGCGAGGCAGGCGACCTTGGTCTCGATGCCAATCTCTTCGCGCAGCTCGCGGATGAGCGTTTCTTCCGGAGTCTCGCCCGGCTCCACCTTGCCGCCGGGGAACTCC
This portion of the Mesorhizobium shangrilense genome encodes:
- a CDS encoding (deoxy)nucleoside triphosphate pyrophosphohydrolase, with the protein product MRAERKLLLVAACALVDADGRVLLAQRPPGKQLAGMWEFPGGKVEPGETPEETLIRELREEIGIETKVACLAPLTFASHTYETFHLLMPLYVCRRFEGTPRPLEGQALKWVRPRDMRNYPMPPADEPLIPFLIDLL